A portion of the Drosophila innubila isolate TH190305 chromosome 3L unlocalized genomic scaffold, UK_Dinn_1.0 0_D_3L, whole genome shotgun sequence genome contains these proteins:
- the LOC117788628 gene encoding myb-like protein I isoform X1 yields the protein MSSQPASQPDSIDLAYDMWAGQFEFVGPTTNATSINQKHTLNNNSNNNNNNNSNSNSNNNNNNCVKFGSERHASQKLSSADSLEDLNLNFNTSSTQNPLCNAYSLGVTGPYSAFDKQPILIDQETFLSLNPADFEDIVPSDSEPNSLVFIENKLENNNNSLESNNNNNNNNKIYNLETLTSKFNNKTNNTNTNGFKLENLKNFKNKLLCDFEENGGSGNGGSANGTNNKMNGALSAEICDNLNEQLELLQRKVDDLSDTQNIAEDRTTRTKTEYAVLQARYHMLEEQYRESELRAEERLAEEQKRHREILARVEREASLQNENCQMKIKATEIEANALRDEAQRLRVLCDKQANDLHRTEEQLELARDQIAALQQEYDEQMQTLRRHEQEKKSTEELMLELSRELQRAREENGARAMPTTSPESIRLEELHQELEEMRQKNRSLEEQNEELQATMLTNQATMLTNGVEQGRHLLSGTLNNLAQELEEMSQAQDSVDSATLASLSQLQQAFQEKEDENVRLKHYIDTILLNIVENYPQLLEVKPMERK from the exons atGAGTAGTCAACCTGCCAGCCAGCCCGATAGCATTGACTTAGCCTATGATATGTGGGCGGGTCAATTCGAATTTGTCGGACCCACAACGAATGCCAcatcaattaatcaaaagcacacattgaacaacaacagcaacaacaacaataacaacaacagcaacagcaacagtaataataacaataacaattgtgtGAAATTTGGAAGCGAACGGCACGCTAGTCAAAAGTTATCATCGGCAGATAGTTTGGaggatttgaatttaaatttcaacacAAGTTCCACACAGAATCCACTTTGTAACGCCTACAGTTTGGGTGTGACTGGACCATATTCGGCATTCGATAAGCAGCCCATACTGATCGATCAGGAGACATTTTTAAGTCTTAATCCAGCTGATTTTGAGGATATTGTGCCATCTGATTCGGAGCCCAATTCTCTGGTTTTCATCGAGAACAAACTtgagaataacaacaatagtCTCGAATcgaataataacaacaataacaataataaaatatacaatttggaAACGTTAAccagtaaatttaataataagacaaataatacaaatacaaacggTTTTAAATTGGAAAATCTTAAGAACTTTAAGAACAAATTGCTCTGTGATTTCGAGGAGAACGGGGGAAGCGGAAACGGTGGATCGGCTAACggtacaaacaacaaaatgaacgGAGCCCTCAGTGCCGAGATATGCGATAATCTCAATGAGCAA cTGGAGCTGCTCCAGCGCAAGGTGGACGATCTGTCAGATACGCAGAATATAGCCGAGGATCGTACGACGCGCACAAAGACGGAATATGCGGTGCTCCAGGCGCGTTATCACATGCTTGAGGAGCAATACAGAGAG TCGGAGCTGCGAGCCGAGGAGCGTTTGGCAGAGGAACAAAAGCGTCATCGGGAGATCTTGGCGCGCGTGGAACGCGAAGCCTCGCTGCAGAATGAGAACTGTCAGATGAAGATCAAAGCCACTGAGATCGAGGCGAATGCACTGCGCGATGAGGCGCAAAGATTGCGTGTATTGTGCGATAAGCAGGCCAATGATTTGCATCGCACCGAGGAGCAGCTGGAGCTGGCACGCGATCAGATTGCTGCACTGCAGCAGGAGTATGATGAACAAATGCAAACGTTGCGACGTCACGAGCAGGAGAAGAAATCCACCGAGGAGCTAATGCTGGAATTAAGTCGCGAATTGCAACGCGCCCGCGAGGAGAATGGGGCACGTGCCATGCCCACCACATCGCCGGAGAGCATAAGACTGGAGGAGCTGCATCAGGAGCTTGAAGAGATGCGCCAAAAGAATCGct CACTTGAGGAGCAGAATGAGGAGCTGCAGGCCACCATGCTGACGAATCAGGCCACCATGCTGACCAATGGCGTGGAACAGGGTCGTCATCTGTTAAGTGGCACTCTCAATAATCTGGCCCAGGAGCTGGAGGAAATGTCACAAGCTCAG GATTCTGTGGATTCAGCCACATTAGCATCCTTAAGTCAG CTGCAACAAGCCTTCCAGGAAAAGGAAGATGAGAATGTTCGTCTAAAGCATTACATCGATACCATCTTACTCAACATCGTGGAGAATTATCCCCAGCTTCTGGAAGTAAAGCCCATGGAGCGAAAGTAG
- the LOC117788628 gene encoding rab11 family-interacting protein 3 isoform X10, whose amino-acid sequence MQMYLKNHMADEQLVNELLHDLRHMKSDCLELLQRKVDDLSDTQNIAEDRTTRTKTEYAVLQARYHMLEEQYRESELRAEERLAEEQKRHREILARVEREASLQNENCQMKIKATEIEANALRDEAQRLRVLCDKQANDLHRTEEQLELARDQIAALQQEYDEQMQTLRRHEQEKKSTEELMLELSRELQRAREENGARAMPTTSPESIRLEELHQELEEMRQKNRSLEEQNEELQATMLTNQATMLTNGVEQGRHLLSGTLNNLAQELEEMSQAQLQQAFQEKEDENVRLKHYIDTILLNIVENYPQLLEVKPMERK is encoded by the exons ATGCaaatgtatttgaaaaatCACATGGCTGATGAGCAGTTGGTGAATGAGCTGCTCCACGATTTGCGGCACATGAAAAGCGATTGT cTGGAGCTGCTCCAGCGCAAGGTGGACGATCTGTCAGATACGCAGAATATAGCCGAGGATCGTACGACGCGCACAAAGACGGAATATGCGGTGCTCCAGGCGCGTTATCACATGCTTGAGGAGCAATACAGAGAG TCGGAGCTGCGAGCCGAGGAGCGTTTGGCAGAGGAACAAAAGCGTCATCGGGAGATCTTGGCGCGCGTGGAACGCGAAGCCTCGCTGCAGAATGAGAACTGTCAGATGAAGATCAAAGCCACTGAGATCGAGGCGAATGCACTGCGCGATGAGGCGCAAAGATTGCGTGTATTGTGCGATAAGCAGGCCAATGATTTGCATCGCACCGAGGAGCAGCTGGAGCTGGCACGCGATCAGATTGCTGCACTGCAGCAGGAGTATGATGAACAAATGCAAACGTTGCGACGTCACGAGCAGGAGAAGAAATCCACCGAGGAGCTAATGCTGGAATTAAGTCGCGAATTGCAACGCGCCCGCGAGGAGAATGGGGCACGTGCCATGCCCACCACATCGCCGGAGAGCATAAGACTGGAGGAGCTGCATCAGGAGCTTGAAGAGATGCGCCAAAAGAATCGct CACTTGAGGAGCAGAATGAGGAGCTGCAGGCCACCATGCTGACGAATCAGGCCACCATGCTGACCAATGGCGTGGAACAGGGTCGTCATCTGTTAAGTGGCACTCTCAATAATCTGGCCCAGGAGCTGGAGGAAATGTCACAAGCTCAG CTGCAACAAGCCTTCCAGGAAAAGGAAGATGAGAATGTTCGTCTAAAGCATTACATCGATACCATCTTACTCAACATCGTGGAGAATTATCCCCAGCTTCTGGAAGTAAAGCCCATGGAGCGAAAGTAG
- the LOC117788628 gene encoding rab11 family-interacting protein 4B isoform X9: protein MYSDISLENRHDYDYRLELLQRKVDDLSDTQNIAEDRTTRTKTEYAVLQARYHMLEEQYRESELRAEERLAEEQKRHREILARVEREASLQNENCQMKIKATEIEANALRDEAQRLRVLCDKQANDLHRTEEQLELARDQIAALQQEYDEQMQTLRRHEQEKKSTEELMLELSRELQRAREENGARAMPTTSPESIRLEELHQELEEMRQKNRSLEEQNEELQATMLTNQATMLTNGVEQGRHLLSGTLNNLAQELEEMSQAQDSVDSATLASLSQLQQAFQEKEDENVRLKHYIDTILLNIVENYPQLLEVKPMERK, encoded by the exons cTGGAGCTGCTCCAGCGCAAGGTGGACGATCTGTCAGATACGCAGAATATAGCCGAGGATCGTACGACGCGCACAAAGACGGAATATGCGGTGCTCCAGGCGCGTTATCACATGCTTGAGGAGCAATACAGAGAG TCGGAGCTGCGAGCCGAGGAGCGTTTGGCAGAGGAACAAAAGCGTCATCGGGAGATCTTGGCGCGCGTGGAACGCGAAGCCTCGCTGCAGAATGAGAACTGTCAGATGAAGATCAAAGCCACTGAGATCGAGGCGAATGCACTGCGCGATGAGGCGCAAAGATTGCGTGTATTGTGCGATAAGCAGGCCAATGATTTGCATCGCACCGAGGAGCAGCTGGAGCTGGCACGCGATCAGATTGCTGCACTGCAGCAGGAGTATGATGAACAAATGCAAACGTTGCGACGTCACGAGCAGGAGAAGAAATCCACCGAGGAGCTAATGCTGGAATTAAGTCGCGAATTGCAACGCGCCCGCGAGGAGAATGGGGCACGTGCCATGCCCACCACATCGCCGGAGAGCATAAGACTGGAGGAGCTGCATCAGGAGCTTGAAGAGATGCGCCAAAAGAATCGct CACTTGAGGAGCAGAATGAGGAGCTGCAGGCCACCATGCTGACGAATCAGGCCACCATGCTGACCAATGGCGTGGAACAGGGTCGTCATCTGTTAAGTGGCACTCTCAATAATCTGGCCCAGGAGCTGGAGGAAATGTCACAAGCTCAG GATTCTGTGGATTCAGCCACATTAGCATCCTTAAGTCAG CTGCAACAAGCCTTCCAGGAAAAGGAAGATGAGAATGTTCGTCTAAAGCATTACATCGATACCATCTTACTCAACATCGTGGAGAATTATCCCCAGCTTCTGGAAGTAAAGCCCATGGAGCGAAAGTAG
- the LOC117788628 gene encoding rab11 family-interacting protein 4B isoform X8 has protein sequence MQMYLKNHMADEQLVNELLHDLRHMKSDCLELLQRKVDDLSDTQNIAEDRTTRTKTEYAVLQARYHMLEEQYRESELRAEERLAEEQKRHREILARVEREASLQNENCQMKIKATEIEANALRDEAQRLRVLCDKQANDLHRTEEQLELARDQIAALQQEYDEQMQTLRRHEQEKKSTEELMLELSRELQRAREENGARAMPTTSPESIRLEELHQELEEMRQKNRSLEEQNEELQATMLTNQATMLTNGVEQGRHLLSGTLNNLAQELEEMSQAQDSVDSATLASLSQLQQAFQEKEDENVRLKHYIDTILLNIVENYPQLLEVKPMERK, from the exons ATGCaaatgtatttgaaaaatCACATGGCTGATGAGCAGTTGGTGAATGAGCTGCTCCACGATTTGCGGCACATGAAAAGCGATTGT cTGGAGCTGCTCCAGCGCAAGGTGGACGATCTGTCAGATACGCAGAATATAGCCGAGGATCGTACGACGCGCACAAAGACGGAATATGCGGTGCTCCAGGCGCGTTATCACATGCTTGAGGAGCAATACAGAGAG TCGGAGCTGCGAGCCGAGGAGCGTTTGGCAGAGGAACAAAAGCGTCATCGGGAGATCTTGGCGCGCGTGGAACGCGAAGCCTCGCTGCAGAATGAGAACTGTCAGATGAAGATCAAAGCCACTGAGATCGAGGCGAATGCACTGCGCGATGAGGCGCAAAGATTGCGTGTATTGTGCGATAAGCAGGCCAATGATTTGCATCGCACCGAGGAGCAGCTGGAGCTGGCACGCGATCAGATTGCTGCACTGCAGCAGGAGTATGATGAACAAATGCAAACGTTGCGACGTCACGAGCAGGAGAAGAAATCCACCGAGGAGCTAATGCTGGAATTAAGTCGCGAATTGCAACGCGCCCGCGAGGAGAATGGGGCACGTGCCATGCCCACCACATCGCCGGAGAGCATAAGACTGGAGGAGCTGCATCAGGAGCTTGAAGAGATGCGCCAAAAGAATCGct CACTTGAGGAGCAGAATGAGGAGCTGCAGGCCACCATGCTGACGAATCAGGCCACCATGCTGACCAATGGCGTGGAACAGGGTCGTCATCTGTTAAGTGGCACTCTCAATAATCTGGCCCAGGAGCTGGAGGAAATGTCACAAGCTCAG GATTCTGTGGATTCAGCCACATTAGCATCCTTAAGTCAG CTGCAACAAGCCTTCCAGGAAAAGGAAGATGAGAATGTTCGTCTAAAGCATTACATCGATACCATCTTACTCAACATCGTGGAGAATTATCCCCAGCTTCTGGAAGTAAAGCCCATGGAGCGAAAGTAG
- the LOC117788628 gene encoding myb-like protein I isoform X3 produces the protein MSSQPASQPDSIDLAYDMWAGQFEFVGPTTNATSINQKHTLNNNSNNNNNNNSNSNSNNNNNNCVKFGSERHASQKLSSADSLEDLNLNFNTSSTQNPLCNAYSLGVTGPYSAFDKQPILIDQETFLSLNPADFEDIVPSDSEPNSLVFIENKLENNNNSLESNNNNNNNNKIYNLETLTSKFNNKTNNTNTNGFKLENLKNFKNKLLCDFEENGGSGNGGSANGTNNKMNGALSAEICDNLNEQLELLQRKVDDLSDTQNIAEDRTTRTKTEYAVLQARYHMLEEQYRESELRAEERLAEEQKRHREILARVEREASLQNENCQMKIKATEIEANALRDEAQRLRVLCDKQANDLHRTEEQLELARDQIAALQQEYDEQMQTLRRHEQEKKSTEELMLELSRELQRAREENGARAMPTTSPESIRLEELHQELEEMRQKNRSLEEQNEELQATMLTNQATMLTNGVEQGRHLLSGTLNNLAQELEEMSQAQLQQAFQEKEDENVRLKHYIDTILLNIVENYPQLLEVKPMERK, from the exons atGAGTAGTCAACCTGCCAGCCAGCCCGATAGCATTGACTTAGCCTATGATATGTGGGCGGGTCAATTCGAATTTGTCGGACCCACAACGAATGCCAcatcaattaatcaaaagcacacattgaacaacaacagcaacaacaacaataacaacaacagcaacagcaacagtaataataacaataacaattgtgtGAAATTTGGAAGCGAACGGCACGCTAGTCAAAAGTTATCATCGGCAGATAGTTTGGaggatttgaatttaaatttcaacacAAGTTCCACACAGAATCCACTTTGTAACGCCTACAGTTTGGGTGTGACTGGACCATATTCGGCATTCGATAAGCAGCCCATACTGATCGATCAGGAGACATTTTTAAGTCTTAATCCAGCTGATTTTGAGGATATTGTGCCATCTGATTCGGAGCCCAATTCTCTGGTTTTCATCGAGAACAAACTtgagaataacaacaatagtCTCGAATcgaataataacaacaataacaataataaaatatacaatttggaAACGTTAAccagtaaatttaataataagacaaataatacaaatacaaacggTTTTAAATTGGAAAATCTTAAGAACTTTAAGAACAAATTGCTCTGTGATTTCGAGGAGAACGGGGGAAGCGGAAACGGTGGATCGGCTAACggtacaaacaacaaaatgaacgGAGCCCTCAGTGCCGAGATATGCGATAATCTCAATGAGCAA cTGGAGCTGCTCCAGCGCAAGGTGGACGATCTGTCAGATACGCAGAATATAGCCGAGGATCGTACGACGCGCACAAAGACGGAATATGCGGTGCTCCAGGCGCGTTATCACATGCTTGAGGAGCAATACAGAGAG TCGGAGCTGCGAGCCGAGGAGCGTTTGGCAGAGGAACAAAAGCGTCATCGGGAGATCTTGGCGCGCGTGGAACGCGAAGCCTCGCTGCAGAATGAGAACTGTCAGATGAAGATCAAAGCCACTGAGATCGAGGCGAATGCACTGCGCGATGAGGCGCAAAGATTGCGTGTATTGTGCGATAAGCAGGCCAATGATTTGCATCGCACCGAGGAGCAGCTGGAGCTGGCACGCGATCAGATTGCTGCACTGCAGCAGGAGTATGATGAACAAATGCAAACGTTGCGACGTCACGAGCAGGAGAAGAAATCCACCGAGGAGCTAATGCTGGAATTAAGTCGCGAATTGCAACGCGCCCGCGAGGAGAATGGGGCACGTGCCATGCCCACCACATCGCCGGAGAGCATAAGACTGGAGGAGCTGCATCAGGAGCTTGAAGAGATGCGCCAAAAGAATCGct CACTTGAGGAGCAGAATGAGGAGCTGCAGGCCACCATGCTGACGAATCAGGCCACCATGCTGACCAATGGCGTGGAACAGGGTCGTCATCTGTTAAGTGGCACTCTCAATAATCTGGCCCAGGAGCTGGAGGAAATGTCACAAGCTCAG CTGCAACAAGCCTTCCAGGAAAAGGAAGATGAGAATGTTCGTCTAAAGCATTACATCGATACCATCTTACTCAACATCGTGGAGAATTATCCCCAGCTTCTGGAAGTAAAGCCCATGGAGCGAAAGTAG